The nucleotide window ACAAGGCAGGCAATGTTGATCTGGCGCGTGATCTGTTGATCAAGATTCGTGATTCGAATGAAAGTGATGCGCCCTCATTAACCTCGTGCGCCGATTTGCTGATCCAACTCGGTGACGCCGACTCTGCCGCGCAGCTTTGGGAAAAACTTCTAGCATCATCGCCCTCCCCCGCGCCTCTTCACCTGAATCTTGCAAAATACTTTTCGGCTTACGGCGATCAAACCAAAACGCAAGATCACGCTTGGGCTGCGCTCGGCTTCGATCCTGAAAACGCCCTCGCCCGAAAAATCTTGGCGCAAGCCTTACGGCGCAACGACCCCGTATCGGCGATCCCTCACTATCAACGCGCCATCGCCCGCGATCCCGATCCCAAACTACAAATCGAACTCGCCCAAACCGCGCTTGAGGCAAATCAACCCGAACTCGCATTAGCAACCGCACTCAAGACTTCCGAAGTCTTGGAGACTTCGGAAGTCTTAGTCATCATAGGTAAAGCGTTAACTGCGCTGGGTAAAACCAACGAAGCCTTTGAATACTTCAACCGCGCCACCGATCTCGCCCCCACATCTAGCGAATCATGGCGAGCCGTCGGCGCATATCATCGCGCGCAAAACGATCCACAGCGCGCCCTTGCCGCTTTACAAGCCGGATGCAAATACTGTCAAAACGATCCCGATCTCTACGCCGATCTAGGTGATCTCTACGCCCAATTGAATCAACCCAACGAAGCGATCCAGTCCTTCAACCAAACAGTCAGACTCGATCCAAGTCGCGGACAGATTCACAAACGACTCGGCGAACTGTATCACGCTCAACATCGCCACAAAGAGGCGCTCGACTCTCTCCAACGCGCCCTCATCAATGTCACCGCTTCAGATCGTTCGCCGATTGAAATTATTTTAGGGCGCACGCTCGAAGCGCTGGGCAGGTTCGACGAAGCGTTGGCGGTGTATCAACGCGCCCACTCGTCAGCGGTTGGCGGCATCCCCGTAGATCTGCTGCGCGATCTGGGGCGAGTCGCTTATCAACTTAATCATCACGCCATCGCCCGCCCGGCTCTCGAATCCGTTGTGAAAGACTGCGACGACGCCGATTCGCTCACCTTGCTCGGCGCGATCTACGAACACGCCCAAGAATTTAAAGCCGCGCAAGAAACGTATCAACGCGCCCTCGCCCTTGACCCGAAGCGTTCCGAACTCATTGTGCAGCTCGGCGTGTGCTGTCTCGCGCTCAAACAACACGAAGCGGCAATCGCCGCGCTGCGAGACGCCGCCGAAAACGACAAAACAAATTTCTCTTTGCAAAAAACTTTGGCGCAGGCTTACGCCGCCGCCGGTTTATGGGAAGAAGCGGTAAATAGTTACGAAGCCGCTTCACGACTCGCGCCCGACGATCATTTGTTGTTGTCCACGCTCGCCCACTGCGCGCGCAAAGCCGGCAACAC belongs to Desulfovibrio sp. and includes:
- a CDS encoding tetratricopeptide repeat protein, translated to KAGNVDLARDLLIKIRDSNESDAPSLTSCADLLIQLGDADSAAQLWEKLLASSPSPAPLHLNLAKYFSAYGDQTKTQDHAWAALGFDPENALARKILAQALRRNDPVSAIPHYQRAIARDPDPKLQIELAQTALEANQPELALATALKTSEVLETSEVLVIIGKALTALGKTNEAFEYFNRATDLAPTSSESWRAVGAYHRAQNDPQRALAALQAGCKYCQNDPDLYADLGDLYAQLNQPNEAIQSFNQTVRLDPSRGQIHKRLGELYHAQHRHKEALDSLQRALINVTASDRSPIEIILGRTLEALGRFDEALAVYQRAHSSAVGGIPVDLLRDLGRVAYQLNHHAIARPALESVVKDCDDADSLTLLGAIYEHAQEFKAAQETYQRALALDPKRSELIVQLGVCCLALKQHEAAIAALRDAAENDKTNFSLQKTLAQAYAAAGLWEEAVNSYEAASRLAPDDHLLLSTLAHCARKAGNTAHAAQVLKQAIDLAPEIPQYRQELAELLAASNQLEMARTLYLEALRIAPNSVMILVGLGELYLKLKDFGEAVLVFEKAMSLDPSRADIVKALGEAVEKESSATP